In a single window of the Desulfuromonas thiophila genome:
- a CDS encoding ANTAR domain-containing response regulator, with protein sequence MRYALIVDDEVLIRRKVSEILQLYGFEHFLEAENGQQAVELAVQHQPLLVVMDVTMPVMDGLTAAEKISSSAPAPLVLLTGNADRQTIETACRSGVLSYVVKPFSAEQLCAAVDLAVHQFMALSDLRERVRKLEDTLETRKQVEKAKGLLMLQGLSEAEAYRKLQKLAMSKRKTLREIAEAVLLMAD encoded by the coding sequence ATGCGTTATGCCCTGATCGTGGACGATGAAGTGCTGATTCGGCGCAAGGTGTCTGAAATTCTTCAATTGTATGGTTTCGAGCATTTTCTCGAAGCGGAAAATGGCCAGCAGGCTGTCGAACTGGCCGTGCAGCACCAGCCCCTGCTGGTGGTGATGGATGTAACCATGCCGGTCATGGACGGTCTGACCGCTGCCGAAAAAATTAGCAGCAGCGCACCGGCGCCGTTGGTGCTGCTGACCGGCAATGCCGATCGCCAGACCATCGAAACCGCCTGCCGCAGCGGTGTTCTAAGTTACGTGGTCAAGCCGTTCAGTGCCGAACAGCTGTGCGCTGCCGTCGATCTGGCCGTGCATCAGTTCATGGCCCTGTCCGATCTGCGCGAGCGGGTGCGCAAGCTCGAAGATACCCTCGAAACCCGCAAACAGGTGGAAAAGGCCAAGGGGCTGTTGATGCTGCAGGGCCTCAGTGAGGCCGAGGCCTACCGCAAGCTGCAGAAGCTGGCCATGAGCAAGCGCAAGACCCTGCGGGAGATTGCCGAGGCGGTCCTGCTGATGGCGGACTAG
- a CDS encoding NAD(+)--dinitrogen-reductase ADP-D-ribosyltransferase yields the protein MWLHSLNRCDQPPWEIASLAFNEAAPAVRLQGVRQANPLLFDRLAQLAEPGARVRQLHDYMDVRFQLHQWQAQGSRASQKSLKNSYLRFLRGWMFDANSQEGAVLKGWVESRFGLPPTFHRQRITDFNCPAYQAYLCDRVRGAARTSAIFDQLDLLYEFVQQELPCRDPSRHRVLYRGVNDLAEHPLVEQAGPHRLVLQLNNLNSFTSSYERAWEFGSRVLVAQVPCCKIFFQAELFPSALLRGEDEVLVIGGLYAVELSRGA from the coding sequence GTGTGGCTGCACAGCCTTAATCGCTGCGATCAGCCGCCCTGGGAAATCGCCTCGCTGGCGTTCAATGAGGCGGCTCCAGCTGTGCGGCTGCAGGGGGTGCGTCAGGCCAATCCGCTGCTGTTTGACCGTTTGGCGCAGCTGGCCGAACCCGGCGCGCGGGTGCGCCAGCTGCACGATTACATGGATGTGCGTTTTCAGTTGCACCAGTGGCAGGCGCAGGGCAGTCGGGCCAGCCAAAAGAGCCTGAAGAACAGCTATCTGCGGTTTCTGCGTGGCTGGATGTTTGACGCCAACAGCCAGGAGGGGGCGGTTCTCAAGGGTTGGGTCGAAAGCCGTTTCGGGCTGCCACCGACCTTTCATCGCCAGCGGATCACAGACTTCAACTGCCCGGCCTATCAGGCCTATCTGTGCGATCGGGTGCGGGGTGCGGCCCGAACCAGTGCCATCTTCGATCAGCTTGATCTGTTGTATGAGTTTGTGCAGCAGGAACTGCCGTGCCGCGATCCGAGCCGTCACCGTGTGCTCTACCGTGGGGTCAACGATCTGGCCGAACACCCGCTGGTGGAACAGGCCGGGCCGCACCGGCTGGTGCTGCAGCTGAACAACCTCAATTCCTTCACCAGCAGTTACGAACGGGCCTGGGAATTCGGCAGCCGTGTTCTGGTCGCGCAGGTGCCCTGTTGCAAGATCTTTTTTCAGGCCGAGCTGTTTCCCTCGGCGTTGCTGCGTGGCGAGGATGAGGTGCTGGTGATCGGTGGCTTGTATGCGGTCGAGCTGTCGCGCGGTGCTTGA
- a CDS encoding ATP-binding protein — MNSRQEQLLHAYHAISEELASLTGLKELLDRILRISREVFHFDNAVIRLLRADGQALEVAASYGYSDCAVLGPLRLEQGIMGQVARSGRPMLVTDVRHCAAYYPGIPGACCALTVPMLAHDRLVGVFNVESTRPAAFAPEDIEPLMTVATQAAVAIENIRLLERERQLARRYQKLCEFNDRIIQSVNLGIYTLDTDLRVTSWNRRMEALSGCSAAEVLHQPLLELFPVLIQEGFDCRLQQVLQTRQAEKLQLVHYNLRGERRVQKRKLAPLLDGDQLLGLVVIVEDITEFKGLLDQMIQSEKLAEVGRLAAGIAHEINNPLTVLGYCAEVLERDDPLPAQREYLARIRSEVERLQHLTGGLLGFARAGQGQRQRLALAPLCDQVLSLLDYRLQRGRIALQRHYGVIAPVWGDVNPLKQLLMNLVVNAVQAMPDGGRLGVHLRSRRGGVELVVCDSGAGIAHTQLERIFDPFFTTKKEGEGTGLGLYLCRQIARDHGGRLWLRSRVGRGSQFHLWLPAAEEDMPPCA; from the coding sequence GTGAATTCACGCCAGGAACAACTGCTGCACGCCTACCATGCCATCAGCGAGGAGCTGGCGTCGCTGACCGGCCTGAAGGAGCTGCTCGACCGCATTCTGCGGATCAGCCGCGAGGTGTTTCATTTTGACAATGCGGTCATCCGCCTGTTACGGGCCGATGGCCAGGCGCTGGAGGTGGCGGCCAGTTACGGTTACAGCGATTGTGCGGTGCTCGGTCCGCTGCGGCTGGAGCAGGGCATCATGGGGCAGGTGGCGCGTAGCGGCCGGCCCATGCTGGTGACCGATGTGCGCCATTGCGCCGCCTATTATCCGGGCATTCCCGGCGCCTGCTGTGCCCTGACGGTGCCGATGCTGGCGCACGATCGTCTTGTCGGCGTGTTCAATGTCGAAAGCACCCGTCCGGCCGCCTTTGCGCCGGAGGACATCGAGCCGCTGATGACGGTGGCGACCCAGGCCGCCGTGGCCATTGAAAATATCCGCCTGCTCGAACGCGAACGCCAGCTGGCGCGGCGCTACCAGAAGCTCTGTGAGTTCAATGATCGTATCATTCAGAGTGTCAATCTGGGGATTTACACCCTCGACACCGACCTGCGGGTAACCTCGTGGAATCGGCGGATGGAAGCCCTGAGTGGTTGCAGCGCCGCCGAGGTCCTGCACCAGCCGCTGCTGGAGCTGTTTCCGGTGCTGATTCAGGAAGGTTTTGATTGCCGGCTGCAGCAGGTGCTGCAGACCCGCCAGGCGGAGAAACTGCAGCTGGTGCATTACAACCTGCGCGGCGAACGGCGGGTACAGAAGCGCAAGTTGGCGCCCCTGCTCGATGGCGACCAGTTGCTGGGTCTGGTGGTGATTGTCGAGGACATCACGGAATTCAAGGGCCTGCTCGATCAGATGATCCAGTCGGAGAAGCTGGCCGAGGTCGGACGGCTGGCGGCCGGTATTGCGCACGAAATCAACAACCCCCTCACCGTATTGGGCTACTGTGCCGAGGTGCTGGAGCGCGACGATCCCCTGCCGGCCCAGCGCGAATACCTCGCCCGCATCCGCAGCGAGGTGGAACGCTTGCAGCATCTGACCGGCGGTCTGCTCGGCTTCGCTCGCGCCGGTCAGGGACAGCGCCAGCGGCTGGCTCTGGCACCGTTGTGCGATCAGGTGCTCAGTCTGCTGGATTACCGGCTGCAGCGTGGCCGCATTGCCCTGCAGCGCCACTATGGCGTCATCGCGCCGGTCTGGGGCGATGTCAATCCGCTCAAGCAGTTGCTGATGAACCTGGTGGTCAATGCCGTTCAGGCCATGCCAGATGGCGGCCGCCTCGGGGTTCATCTGCGCAGCCGGCGGGGCGGGGTCGAGCTGGTGGTGTGCGACAGCGGCGCTGGTATCGCGCACACGCAGCTTGAACGGATCTTCGACCCCTTCTTCACCACCAAAAAGGAAGGCGAGGGTACCGGCCTGGGGCTGTACCTGTGCCGACAGATTGCCCGCGACCATGGTGGCCGGCTGTGGCTGCGGTCGCGAGTTGGTCGCGGCAGCCAGTTTCATCTGTGGTTGCCGGCGGCAGAAGAGGACATGCCCCCCTGTGCGTGA
- a CDS encoding P-II family nitrogen regulator: protein MKKIECIIKPFKLDDVKAVISEFGIAGMTVSEVRGFGRQKGHSELYRGAEYQIDFIPKVRIDLVVADDQVAALVEAIKQAACTGRIGDGKIFVSTIDQAVRIRTGETGSDAL, encoded by the coding sequence ATGAAAAAGATTGAATGTATCATCAAGCCGTTTAAGCTGGATGACGTCAAGGCGGTGATCAGCGAGTTCGGCATCGCCGGCATGACCGTCAGCGAGGTGCGAGGTTTTGGTCGCCAGAAGGGCCACAGTGAACTCTATCGCGGCGCCGAATACCAGATCGACTTTATTCCCAAGGTCAGGATCGATCTGGTGGTCGCTGATGACCAGGTTGCGGCGCTGGTGGAAGCCATCAAGCAGGCGGCCTGCACCGGGCGCATCGGCGACGGCAAGATCTTTGTATCGACCATTGACCAGGCGGTGCGCATCCGTACCGGCGAAACCGGTAGCGACGCACTCTAA